Proteins co-encoded in one Symmachiella macrocystis genomic window:
- a CDS encoding DUF6122 family protein translates to MLHLASHFAVPLIVALTFYRSRWRYVLLILIATMLVDLDHLLADPIYDPERCSIGFHPLHSIPAIAVYAMMFALPLMLGGKERSLGWRRAADLVHLVGLGLLIHMALDGIDCLI, encoded by the coding sequence ATGTTGCACTTGGCCTCACATTTCGCTGTGCCCTTAATCGTGGCGCTCACCTTCTATCGCAGCCGCTGGCGATACGTTCTGCTGATTCTGATAGCGACAATGCTCGTCGACCTGGATCACTTGCTTGCCGATCCCATCTACGATCCCGAGCGCTGCTCCATTGGCTTCCACCCGCTGCACTCAATACCCGCGATTGCGGTCTATGCCATGATGTTTGCACTTCCGCTCATGCTGGGCGGCAAGGAACGCTCTTTGGGTTGGCGACGCGCAGCCGACTTGGTGCATCTCGTGGGACTAGGACTGCTGATTCACATGGCGCTGGACGGGATCGACTGCCTAATTTAG
- a CDS encoding PEP-CTERM sorting domain-containing protein, which produces MSDTWLGNQAIALTTTNHDGSGVNFHSITVETNLASVPEASTFALLGMSGLALVGYGVRRKQRQAA; this is translated from the coding sequence GTGAGTGATACGTGGTTGGGCAATCAGGCGATTGCACTGACGACAACGAACCATGACGGTTCAGGGGTCAATTTTCATTCGATCACGGTCGAAACGAATTTGGCCAGCGTCCCTGAAGCGAGCACATTCGCCCTGCTCGGCATGAGTGGTTTAGCCTTGGTCGGATACGGTGTCCGTCGTAAACAGCGACAAGCGGCTTGA
- a CDS encoding PEP-CTERM sorting domain-containing protein, with protein sequence MKRMALLSLASTLLLAVMGGAVQAGVVFDNGAPDQSTGNEMTAWIQAEDFVLAQDTTLTDLHFWTLEGGTWDGTLDYYLFNDAGGTPAAAPFATGAGQNVQKTATGNTAVGLTEYAYWVDLQNPLALTGGVTYWIGLHLSANFDRDEIYWETTSGGFGINGNESEGGTFDNWSNNGQEHAFYLTDDAVGVVPEPSTFALLGIGGLALVGYGIRRKRQQAV encoded by the coding sequence ATGAAGCGAATGGCTTTGCTCTCACTAGCGTCTACACTGTTGCTGGCTGTTATGGGGGGAGCGGTGCAGGCGGGGGTCGTCTTCGACAACGGCGCGCCTGATCAATCAACCGGCAACGAGATGACAGCATGGATACAGGCCGAAGATTTCGTGCTCGCCCAGGACACGACATTAACCGACCTTCATTTCTGGACCCTTGAGGGCGGGACCTGGGACGGCACGCTCGACTATTATCTCTTCAACGACGCCGGTGGCACGCCGGCGGCCGCCCCGTTTGCAACGGGAGCCGGACAAAACGTTCAGAAAACCGCTACGGGAAATACCGCGGTTGGCTTGACGGAATACGCCTATTGGGTCGACCTGCAGAATCCCCTTGCGTTAACGGGTGGCGTCACGTATTGGATCGGATTGCACCTCTCAGCCAATTTCGACCGCGACGAAATCTATTGGGAGACCACTTCGGGTGGATTTGGCATAAACGGCAACGAATCAGAAGGGGGCACATTCGACAACTGGTCGAATAATGGCCAAGAACATGCATTCTATTTGACCGATGACGCCGTCGGAGTCGTCCCCGAACCCAGCACGTTCGCCCTACTCGGCATCGGTGGCTTGGCTTTGGTCGGTTATGGCATCCGTCGCAAACGGCAACAAGCTGTTTGA
- a CDS encoding cupin domain-containing protein: MPFIDISTIQAIEPVPGCRMRTPYGENLMLSYLEMDEGAVVPLHDHPHEQGGILLKGQVELTIGDETRICEAGSLFIIPPNTPHKAVAVNGPAVVLDVFSPVREDYAELFNKYIPQV, from the coding sequence ATGCCGTTTATTGATATCAGCACGATCCAAGCCATCGAACCGGTCCCCGGTTGCCGAATGCGGACTCCTTATGGCGAAAACCTGATGCTCTCGTATCTGGAAATGGACGAAGGCGCCGTCGTCCCGCTGCACGACCATCCGCACGAGCAAGGGGGCATCCTGCTCAAGGGGCAGGTCGAGTTGACGATCGGCGACGAGACGCGCATTTGCGAAGCGGGCTCGCTGTTCATCATCCCGCCCAACACACCGCACAAAGCCGTCGCGGTGAACGGCCCCGCCGTGGTACTAGACGTCTTCAGCCCGGTCCGTGAGGACTATGCGGAGTTGTTCAACAAGTACATTCCGCAGGTGTGA
- a CDS encoding PEP-CTERM sorting domain-containing protein (PEP-CTERM proteins occur, often in large numbers, in the proteomes of bacteria that also encode an exosortase, a predicted intramembrane cysteine proteinase. The presence of a PEP-CTERM domain at a protein's C-terminus predicts cleavage within the sorting domain, followed by covalent anchoring to some some component of the (usually Gram-negative) cell surface. Many PEP-CTERM proteins exhibit an unusual sequence composition that includes large numbers of potential glycosylation sites. Expression of one such protein has been shown restore the ability of a bacterium to form floc, a type of biofilm.), whose product MYPFYNYGEIEIQVGGTLSNLGELSNDGDIGNSGLFDNSGTVRNYGTLTNSGQIENGGDLENSQDLYNDGDLYNYGSVRNDGTLTNSENIHNFGELENQGDLDNGGNLNNDGTVRNYGTLTNSGQVENGGDLENSLDLNNDGELNNNGTLRNDGTLRNDDTLTNSGQIENGGDLENSQDLNNDGDLYNYGSVRNDGTLTNSGQIDNGGELENSQDLNNDGDLYNYGSVRNDGTLTNSGQIDNGGELENQGDLDNGGELNNNGTLRNDGTLTNSENIHNFGELENQGDLDNGGNLNNDGTVRNYGTLTNTGQIENGGDLENSQDLNNDGELNNNGTLRNDSSVRNDGTLTNSGQIENGGDLENSQDLNNDGDLYNYGSVRNDGTLTNSGQIDNGGELENSQDLNNGGELYNNDTLRNGGTLTNSSDGSIHNFFELENFGELNNDGELYNEGFVRNDGTLTNSGNITNHDYFDNNGTLINDGTLITYSNFENYGVLGGAGTHLGDLSDSGTLAPGNSPGVYSIDGNYMKYDGVFEIELGGLSDGDGDKSSTQYDWVDITGDISIFGNTFVNLSFVDGFSVGELSVDDRFDILRFGGNLTGFEFLNLNDSQAQLWNGAYWSLNADDYSVFLTVHSTAPATGVPEPSTYAGLIGITCVSLLAYGWRRKRQQAA is encoded by the coding sequence TTGTATCCGTTCTACAACTATGGCGAGATTGAGATTCAAGTCGGCGGCACGCTGTCAAATTTGGGGGAACTCAGCAACGATGGCGACATCGGCAACAGTGGTCTCTTCGATAACAGCGGTACAGTCAGAAACTATGGCACGCTGACAAACTCTGGGCAGATTGAAAATGGTGGAGATCTCGAGAATTCCCAGGATCTCTACAATGACGGGGATCTCTACAACTACGGCAGCGTCAGAAATGACGGCACGCTAACGAACTCCGAGAACATTCACAACTTCGGGGAACTTGAAAACCAAGGAGACCTCGATAATGGCGGAAATCTCAATAATGATGGTACAGTCAGAAACTACGGCACGCTGACAAACTCTGGGCAGGTTGAAAATGGTGGAGATCTCGAGAACTCCCTGGATCTCAACAATGACGGGGAACTCAATAATAACGGCACCCTCAGAAATGACGGTACGCTCAGAAATGACGACACGCTGACGAACTCTGGGCAGATTGAAAACGGTGGAGATCTCGAGAACTCCCAGGATCTCAACAATGACGGGGATCTCTACAACTATGGCAGCGTCAGAAATGACGGCACACTAACGAACTCTGGGCAGATTGATAACGGTGGAGAACTCGAGAACTCCCAGGATCTCAACAATGACGGGGATCTCTACAACTACGGCAGCGTCAGAAATGACGGCACGCTAACGAACTCTGGGCAGATTGATAACGGTGGAGAACTCGAGAACCAAGGAGACCTTGATAATGGCGGGGAACTCAATAATAACGGCACCCTCAGAAATGACGGCACGCTGACGAACTCCGAGAACATTCACAACTTCGGGGAACTTGAAAACCAAGGAGACCTCGATAATGGCGGAAATCTCAATAATGATGGTACAGTCAGAAACTACGGCACGCTGACAAACACTGGGCAGATTGAAAATGGTGGGGATCTCGAGAATTCCCAGGATCTCAACAATGACGGGGAACTCAATAATAACGGCACCCTCAGAAATGACAGCAGCGTCAGAAATGACGGCACGCTGACGAACTCTGGGCAGATTGAAAATGGTGGAGATCTCGAGAACTCCCAGGATCTCAACAATGACGGGGATCTCTACAACTACGGCAGCGTCAGAAATGACGGCACGCTAACGAACTCTGGGCAGATTGATAACGGTGGAGAACTCGAGAACTCCCAGGATCTCAACAATGGGGGCGAACTCTACAACAACGACACCCTCAGAAATGGAGGCACGCTGACGAACTCCTCTGACGGATCTATTCACAACTTCTTCGAGCTCGAAAACTTTGGAGAACTCAACAATGACGGGGAACTCTACAACGAAGGCTTCGTCAGAAATGACGGCACGCTAACGAACTCTGGGAACATTACCAACCACGATTACTTCGACAACAACGGCACGCTGATTAACGATGGTACGTTGATAACCTACAGCAACTTTGAGAACTATGGTGTTCTCGGCGGGGCGGGGACACATTTGGGTGACCTTTCCGACTCAGGGACGTTGGCTCCAGGCAATTCACCGGGCGTCTACTCTATTGACGGTAACTATATGAAGTACGACGGTGTGTTTGAGATTGAACTGGGTGGTCTATCAGACGGCGACGGCGATAAAAGTTCAACGCAATACGATTGGGTCGATATCACTGGGGACATCAGTATCTTCGGCAATACATTCGTCAACCTATCCTTTGTTGATGGATTCAGCGTCGGCGAACTTTCGGTAGATGATCGTTTCGACATCCTGCGATTCGGTGGCAACCTAACCGGTTTCGAGTTTTTGAATCTCAATGACTCACAGGCTCAACTGTGGAATGGCGCCTACTGGAGCTTGAATGCCGATGACTATTCGGTGTTCCTCACGGTCCATTCAACCGCCCCCGCCACAGGAGTCCCCGAACCATCCACGTACGCCGGACTCATCGGCATCACTTGCGTGTCACTGCTCGCCTATGGCTGGCGGCGCAAACGGCAACAGGCTGCGTGA
- a CDS encoding PEP-CTERM sorting domain-containing protein (PEP-CTERM proteins occur, often in large numbers, in the proteomes of bacteria that also encode an exosortase, a predicted intramembrane cysteine proteinase. The presence of a PEP-CTERM domain at a protein's C-terminus predicts cleavage within the sorting domain, followed by covalent anchoring to some some component of the (usually Gram-negative) cell surface. Many PEP-CTERM proteins exhibit an unusual sequence composition that includes large numbers of potential glycosylation sites. Expression of one such protein has been shown restore the ability of a bacterium to form floc, a type of biofilm.), giving the protein MKRAIISAVASVVVLLSSEGRIEAEIITFDLPSNTWQTDFDTAEVDIEFRSHVFPWPTGYNDLTNVAYTDSGSSLIIDLRSINNALVTLNQFDLGNSLGNGGNTQYHIYDLSDLNNPILSVTNLQVPYSTNSHSTFSVNLSSNHGIRLQVGPDLNNIGIDNIIFNEPIAVVPEPSTYAGLLGITCVSLLAYGWWRKRQQAA; this is encoded by the coding sequence ATGAAGCGAGCGATCATATCGGCTGTGGCTAGCGTGGTGGTGCTGCTGTCTTCTGAAGGACGGATAGAGGCTGAAATAATCACCTTTGATCTCCCATCCAACACCTGGCAAACAGATTTTGACACTGCAGAAGTGGATATTGAGTTTCGATCCCATGTGTTCCCTTGGCCCACCGGCTACAACGATCTTACAAACGTTGCATATACCGACAGTGGCAGTTCTCTCATCATCGATCTCAGATCAATCAACAATGCTCTAGTCACACTGAATCAATTCGATCTTGGCAACTCGCTTGGTAATGGCGGCAATACTCAGTATCACATTTACGATTTATCAGACCTGAACAATCCGATTCTTTCGGTAACAAATCTTCAAGTCCCCTATTCGACGAACAGTCATTCAACTTTCTCCGTCAACCTATCGAGCAATCACGGAATCCGGCTACAGGTGGGACCAGACCTGAACAACATCGGTATCGATAACATAATTTTTAACGAACCCATTGCAGTGGTCCCCGAACCATCCACCTACGCCGGACTTCTCGGCATTACCTGCGTGTCACTGCTCGCCTACGGCTGGTGGCGTAAAAGGCAACAAGCTGCTTGA
- a CDS encoding aminotransferase class V-fold PLP-dependent enzyme, whose product MSYTSAENDIAWRHWRREWSLPPDVIYLNHGSFGPAAREVQNVRHSWTDQLESQPFDFFVRQMESELMHAAEYLGEFVGTSADNLAFVDNATTGMNIVAKSLDLKPGDEVLTTNHAYGAVLRIWRTICKQAGAKLIVHTLPDPLTDTTELVDSLFTAVTEKTRLLVVDHIASPTAVIFPVAEICNRAQKRGVPVCIDGPHALAMLPLDLDTLGCDYYVASGHKWLAAPFGSGFLYAHPRVQKQLEPLVISWGGSLAGAEARWQDEFHWPGTRDAAAQLTIPTAIDFLCRAGVCNFRRRSHDLAQYARFRIAEVTGLSCDLPDSPAWYGSMIALPLPAGDEPPLKKGVRDPLQGLLWKKHRIEVPVIHWHGRRMLRVSCHLYTTARDIDTLANALRDSLYHRTGG is encoded by the coding sequence ATGAGCTACACCTCAGCTGAGAACGATATTGCTTGGCGGCATTGGCGGCGGGAATGGTCGTTGCCGCCCGACGTGATCTATTTGAATCACGGCTCCTTTGGTCCCGCTGCCCGCGAAGTTCAAAACGTGCGGCACAGTTGGACCGACCAGTTGGAATCCCAGCCGTTCGACTTCTTTGTGCGGCAGATGGAATCGGAACTGATGCATGCGGCGGAGTACCTGGGCGAATTCGTGGGGACATCGGCCGACAATTTGGCGTTCGTCGACAATGCCACCACCGGTATGAACATCGTGGCGAAGTCGTTGGACTTAAAACCGGGCGACGAAGTCCTCACCACGAATCACGCCTACGGCGCGGTGCTCAGAATCTGGCGGACGATCTGCAAACAAGCCGGCGCGAAGCTCATCGTCCACACCTTGCCCGATCCCCTGACCGACACCACCGAACTGGTCGACTCGCTGTTTACGGCCGTCACGGAGAAGACGCGGTTGTTAGTCGTGGATCACATCGCCTCGCCGACAGCGGTGATTTTTCCCGTCGCAGAGATTTGCAACCGCGCGCAGAAACGGGGCGTGCCAGTTTGTATCGACGGGCCGCATGCGTTGGCCATGTTGCCGCTGGACCTCGATACTTTGGGCTGCGACTATTACGTCGCCAGCGGGCACAAATGGTTGGCAGCACCGTTTGGCTCCGGCTTTCTGTATGCCCATCCGCGGGTTCAAAAACAGCTCGAGCCGTTGGTCATCAGTTGGGGGGGCAGTCTGGCCGGGGCCGAGGCGCGATGGCAGGACGAATTCCACTGGCCGGGCACCCGCGATGCAGCAGCCCAATTAACGATCCCCACAGCCATCGATTTTCTGTGTCGAGCAGGTGTCTGTAATTTCCGCCGACGTTCGCATGACTTAGCGCAATACGCGCGTTTTCGCATCGCTGAAGTGACAGGATTGTCCTGCGACCTACCCGACAGCCCAGCGTGGTACGGATCGATGATCGCCCTCCCCCTCCCCGCAGGCGATGAACCCCCACTGAAAAAAGGGGTCCGCGATCCACTGCAAGGATTGCTCTGGAAGAAACACCGCATCGAAGTCCCGGTGATCCATTGGCACGGGCGACGGATGTTGCGCGTCTCTTGCCACCTCTACACCACCGCCCGCGACATCGACACCTTAGCCAACGCACTGCGGGACTCGTTATATCACCGCACAGGCGGCTGA